CGCGTAAATATTAGACAATAATTTCAAATAAAATGGATTGGATCTATGATCATTGATTAGAATAGAATTAAGATTCTATTACTTATATATTCTACATAACCAATGCAATGTATGTTGTAATAGTGTAGATCCTAATGGAGTTAATATAGATTCAGGATGAAATTGTACACCACAAACATAATCATGGATCTGTTTAACGCCCATCACAGTTTGTTTGTATCGCGCGTTCACCTGTAACGTAGATGGAATTGTAGAACACAATAGAGAATGATATCGAGCTACTAATAACGGATTGGGGAGCTCTGTAAACATATCTTTTTGATCATGTATAATATACGATGTTTTTCCGTGCATAATGTTAGAAGATACATCAACTACACC
This DNA window, taken from Buchnera aphidicola (Cinara kochiana kochiana), encodes the following:
- a CDS encoding aminodeoxychorismate/anthranilate synthase component II yields the protein MSDILLLDNLDSFTYNIVDILRSYHQTVIVYRNTTPLSMLILVLERMHQPIVVLSPGPGSPETAGCMLKLIHAIKGKIPILGICLGHQAIVHAYGGVVDVSSNIMHGKTSYIIHDQKDMFTELPNPLLVARYHSLLCSTIPSTLQVNARYKQTVMGVKQIHDYVCGVQFHPESILTPLGSTLLQHTLHWLCRIYK